One genomic window of Aptenodytes patagonicus chromosome 3, bAptPat1.pri.cur, whole genome shotgun sequence includes the following:
- the LOC143158837 gene encoding uncharacterized protein LOC143158837, protein MAGKEIKIGCRTINGSAHEKASQISVYNITSSPVTKDTKLCASKQSDCWYNFTLVQPVIVVCLWAHRNLGLSFKFKIGITKLGTTTPASTAKDKKTLSPQISEIGPYVIKNTGQQRVLFNPSWSLKRVELLMQVNISAIKPACLPFLSTTYAGWLAWLRGRPLTSPRRTRRDVTGIIGTGLGVLNSTDAEVLVNKLSAATSDLSKLEHPLRSSLLALGTNQWLLSDLLPQWERINEKDHQLIVNALGTAQNNVSLALSCVQAQLWMQSMAAAVIREGEEGTLPTEIRKVIWDNATKFEKEFQSWWYLVNFTFDPVNNKATAFVLTIHNASADTIYPIIALGLNHNGTILYPSEHRVWAQQNGNKWQTVDVNACVVREQQGFICESNTIKAQDICLDTEQSVCHFEIHPDETPNTILIYIGKGCVCMRTPCNCIFVDSVTVDTSNHSNICVCNFSNIVGCNFNYSAAVTSYQLLQSNYTLSEDLLPTPIGMDLTLVKKLLQHNDLCQLLERVRDNGRKTLITVHHDTEEIHHVLERVKKDREHHRWETLLGWSPAATGVFNLMLHPIIVLLTLTVVCLLLVVILYTKVW, encoded by the coding sequence atggcaggaaaagaaatcaaaataggaTGTCGAACGATCAATGGGTCTGCTCATGAGAAGGcgtctcagatttctgtgtacaacatcACATCAAGCCCAGTAACAAAAGATACAAAACTTTGCGCCTCTAAACAATCGGATTGTTGGTACAActttaccttagtacaacctgttATTGTAGTCTGCCTTTGGGCTCACCGCAACCTGGgattatcatttaaatttaaaattggcATTACTAAACTTGGTACGACAACACCTGCCTCGACTGCAAAAGATAAGAAAACTCTGTctccacaaatttctgaaattggaccatatgtgatcaaaaatacaggccaacaacgaGTGTTATTCAACCCATCGTGGTCTCTTAAAAGGGTAGAACTATTAATGCAAGTCAATATCTCTGCAATCAAACCAGCCTGTTTGCCATTCCTAAGTACGACCTATGCAGGGTGGTTAGCATGGCTACGTGGACGACCACTTACCTCCCCAAGGCgaacaaggagagatgtgactggCATCATAGGAACGGgactgggagtcttaaatagtacAGATGCTGAAGTGCTCGTAAATAAACTAAGTGCGGCAACAAGCGATTTAAGCAAATTAGAACACCCACTGCGGTCTTCTCTATTAGCActgggaactaaccaatggcttttatcCGACTtattgcctcagtgggaaagaattaatgaaaaggacCATCAGTTGATTGTGAATGCACTTGGTACAGCCCAAAATAAcgtttctctagcccttagttgtgtccaggctcagttgtggatgcaatctatggcAGCAGCAgttataagagaaggggaagagggcaccttacccaccgaaattcgaaaggtaatttgggataatgcaactaaatttgagaaagaattccaatcctggtggtacttagttaatttcacttttgatcccgtcaacaataaggccacagcttttgtcttaacaattcacaatgcttcggcagacaccatatacccaatcattgcattaggattaaatcacaatggaactaTACTCTATCCATCAGAACACAGAGTGTGGGCccaacagaatggaaacaaatggcaaactgttgatgttaacgcatgcgtcgtacgggaacagcaaggatttatttgtgagagtaacaccattaaagcccaagacatttgtcttgacactgaacaaagtgtttgtcactttgaaatacatcctgatgagacACCTAACACTATACTCATATATATTGggaaaggatgtgtttgtatgagaacccctTGTAACTGTATATTTGTGGATagcgttactgtagatacaagcaatcactcaaatatttgtgtttgtaactttagtAACATTGTAGGAtgcaactttaattattcagctgctgttacatcttatcaattatTGCAATCTAATTATACACtgagtgaagatttattacctacccccatcggaatggatctcacattggtgaagaaactactacaacaCAATGACCTGTGTCAATTACTAGAACGGGTCCGAGACAATGGAcgcaaaactctaatcaccgttcatcatgatacagaagagatacaccatgtcttggaaagagtaaagaaggatAGAGAACACCAtcggtgggaaactcttcttggatggtcaccggCTGCAACGGGAGtgtttaaccttatgcttcatccaattATAGTCTTACTAACTCTAACTGTAGTATGCCTGTTACTTGTAGTTATATTGTATACAAAGGTTTGGTAG